Part of the Halodesulfurarchaeum formicicum genome is shown below.
CTGCTGTTCGCGATGGACTTCGACGAGCCGGTTCCCCTGGACACCTGGATCAACACCGCGATCGAGGAACACTTCCCGGACGCGGCAGGGAACTCCTACGAGTCGACCTCGCGAGCGATCCGTGATCGACTGGGCCCGAATCCGGGGTACGCCCAGACCTATCTGTTCACCCACCTCCGGACGAGCGGGGACCCGTAGCCGCCGACCACTTCCTTTAGTGGGGTCGACCGTGTACCACGGGACATGATCGACAGCACCGAGATGGCGATCGTCGACCGCAACGCCGTGGCCCTGGGCGTTCGCGAGACGAACCTCATGGAGTCGGCCGGCAACGCGGTGGCGCGAGCGGTCCGGGACTTGGATCTGGACACCCCCGAGATCGCGGTTCTCGCCGGTCGGGGTAACAACGGCGGGGACGCACTCACGGCGGCCCGCTTTCTCGCCGATCTGAACCCGACGGTTCACCTCCTGGGCCATCCGGACCGCATCCGGAGTGCGGTCACTCGGGAGAAGTACGACGCCCTCCAGTCCGCCGAGGTGGCGACGAACGTCATTCGAGACGCGAGTGCCCTCTCGATCGGTGAGCCCGAGGTGATCATCGATGGCGTGCTCGGGACCGGGGTCTCCGGCACCCCCCGAGAGCCGGAGCGCACGGCGATCCAGGCCATCAACGACACCGAGGCGACGGTCATCTCGGTCGACGTCCCCTCCGGGATGGACGTGGATACGGGTGAGCGACCAGGCGTTTCGGTCGTCGCGGACCAGATCATCACGTTCCACGACACGAAACCCGGGCTGGCAGACCACGAGAACGTGACTGTTGCGAACATCGGGATTCCACCCGCCGCCGAGCGATTCACTGGGCCGGGAGACCTGCAGCGACTGACCCGCCCCACGGACGCTCACAAGGGCGACTTCGGCCGAGTGCTGGTGGTCGGCGGGGGCCCGTACACGGGCGCACCGGCACTTGCCGCTCAGGCCGCGCTCCGGGCCGGGGCTGACCTCGCGACGGTTCTCACGCCTGAACCGGTTGCCGATCAGGTCCAGGGCTTCAGCGAGGATCTGATCGTTCGCGGGCTTCCAGGCGCTCGGATCGAGCCCACGCACGTCTCGACGATCCTGGAGGCCGCAGCCGACCAGGACGTCTTGATCCTCGGCCCGGGTCTGGGGGCGGCCGATCCAACCCGTGAAGCCGTGGGACAACTTCTGGAGGCCTACGAGGGCAAAGCGGTCGTCGACGCGGACGCGATCAGCGTGGTTTCGGCCGTCGAGACTGACGCGTCTCTGATCCTGACTCCCCACCGTGGCGAGTTCGAGGGGCTGGGCGGCGAGTCCGCTGATGATCGTGACGGCTGGGCTACGTCGGCTGGCCGGGTCGCTGCGGATCTGGGCCAGACGCTGCTCCTCAAGGGCCCCCACGACGTGATCACTGACGGCGATCGCACGCGCATCAACCGGACGGGCAACCCCGGCATGACCGTGGGCGGAACTGGCGACGTGCTCGCTGGGGTCACGGGGGCTACCTTCGCCACGCTCGATCCGGTGCCGGCCGCGGCGGTCGCGGCCTACCTGACCGGGATGGCTGGCGACCTCGCGGCTGAGTCACGGAACGGGGGGCTCCTCGCCTCCGATCTCCTTGGGACCTTGCCGTCGGCACTCGGGGGTGAACAGGCATGAGCGACGAGGACGAACTGACCCATACTACCGCCGAGGGCGAGGCCCAGATGGTCGACGTGGGGGACAAACCGGACACCGCCAGGCGGGCTGTCGCTCGTGGGACGATCCACCTCCAGCCCTCGACGATCGACGCGATTCAGGCCGATTCGGTGGGCAAGGGGAACGTCCTGGCTACGGCTCGTGTCGGGGCGATCCAGGCCGTCAAACACACCTGGGAGACGATTCCGATGTGCCATCAGATCCCGATCACGAACGTCGAGACCGACTTTGACGTGGCACGAGAGACGATCACGCTCACCGTGGCCGTCGAGACGACGGGGAAAACTGGCTGCGAGATGGAGGCCCTCCAGGGCACGACGACCGGCCTCGACGTGATCTGGGACATGGTGAAGGCCGCCGAGAAAGACGCCGACGGGCAGTATCCGGACACGGCTATCGGCGACGTCCGGGTCGTCGAGAAGGAAAAACGGGCGCTCGATTGATCAGGCGTCCGCCGCCAGGTCACTCGCCTTGGCACGTGTCTGTTCGACGACCGCCGGTCGGGCCAGAAAGTCCACGATGACCTCCGAATCACGGTACTCCACGTCCTCGACGAAGGCGTTGTCGTGAACCCAGGAGACCACGCTCATCGTGTCCTCGGTCATCGGGAGGACCAGCCGTTCGCGCTTGCGGTCGGGCAGTTCCTCGTGGATGCGCGCCCGTAACTCCTCCAGGTTCGTCTCCGCTTTCGCGCTCACCGCAACCGGATTCGGGGCCAGCGCACGCAGTGCCGCCCGTTTTTCCTCCAGCTCAGCGTCGTCGATTCGGTCGATCTTGTTGAGCACCGTCACGATCGGCGCTTCGTTGCGCTCGTAGAGCGTGTCGTGACTGGTCATGAGCTTCTCGCGGATCTCCGCGATCGGCTCGCTCACGTCCACGACGAGCAGCACGAGATCCGCCCGGTAGACCGATTCCAGGGTCGACTTGAAGGACTCGACCAGCCAGTGGGGTAAATCGCTGATGAATCCGACTGTGTCAGTGAGCAGGGCGTCCCGCCGTTCGAGATCGAGTCGCCGAGTCGTCGTCCCGAGGGTAGTGAACAGCCGATCCTCGCGCTCGGCCGTCGGATCGAGGTCGGGGTGGATCGACTCGTTCTCCCCGACTTCCAGGTCCTCGGCCAGGGCCTGCATCAAGGTCGACTTCCCGGCGTTCGTGTAGCCTGCCAGGGCGACCAGG
Proteins encoded:
- a CDS encoding NAD(P)H-hydrate dehydratase; its protein translation is MIDSTEMAIVDRNAVALGVRETNLMESAGNAVARAVRDLDLDTPEIAVLAGRGNNGGDALTAARFLADLNPTVHLLGHPDRIRSAVTREKYDALQSAEVATNVIRDASALSIGEPEVIIDGVLGTGVSGTPREPERTAIQAINDTEATVISVDVPSGMDVDTGERPGVSVVADQIITFHDTKPGLADHENVTVANIGIPPAAERFTGPGDLQRLTRPTDAHKGDFGRVLVVGGGPYTGAPALAAQAALRAGADLATVLTPEPVADQVQGFSEDLIVRGLPGARIEPTHVSTILEAAADQDVLILGPGLGAADPTREAVGQLLEAYEGKAVVDADAISVVSAVETDASLILTPHRGEFEGLGGESADDRDGWATSAGRVAADLGQTLLLKGPHDVITDGDRTRINRTGNPGMTVGGTGDVLAGVTGATFATLDPVPAAAVAAYLTGMAGDLAAESRNGGLLASDLLGTLPSALGGEQA
- the moaC gene encoding cyclic pyranopterin monophosphate synthase MoaC, producing the protein MSDEDELTHTTAEGEAQMVDVGDKPDTARRAVARGTIHLQPSTIDAIQADSVGKGNVLATARVGAIQAVKHTWETIPMCHQIPITNVETDFDVARETITLTVAVETTGKTGCEMEALQGTTTGLDVIWDMVKAAEKDADGQYPDTAIGDVRVVEKEKRALD
- the hflX gene encoding GTPase HflX — protein: MTEPDRAIIAKRVRDGQPDTAEIRQLAAAAGYEVVGECTQRREPDPALQLGAGKVEELTEQVEATGARTVIFDNRLGPYQVYNLGNELPEGVTVKDRFRLILDIFGQRAQTRKAQLQVELAELRYELPRAEAKTSLAKREERPGFMGLGEYDESREQDIKSRISRIRDELERIEETEQDRREKRRESGFDLVALAGYTNAGKSTLMQALAEDLEVGENESIHPDLDPTAEREDRLFTTLGTTTRRLDLERRDALLTDTVGFISDLPHWLVESFKSTLESVYRADLVLLVVDVSEPIAEIREKLMTSHDTLYERNEAPIVTVLNKIDRIDDAELEEKRAALRALAPNPVAVSAKAETNLEELRARIHEELPDRKRERLVLPMTEDTMSVVSWVHDNAFVEDVEYRDSEVIVDFLARPAVVEQTRAKASDLAADA